A single genomic interval of Brevibacillus brevis harbors:
- a CDS encoding LuxR C-terminal-related transcriptional regulator — protein MLKTKTAMPAVRSNSVHRSRLLQKMDAGLQCRLTTLYAPAGYGKTTLLSQWAHQYGGTTVWLSLDEMDNDLIRFWRYIVFTLSESDFTELSERMEPAMKATSHTSIFTFIDSLLNELASTTQPLAIILDDYHVISDETIHNSLAYFLEYVPSHVHLYIASRNTLPFSTVKWNVRHEVCHIESGQFLFSHQETDSFYRQVHDLPLTQMQIEQLVKSTEGWIAGLQLAAISLVNMEDYDQFFAGFTGSHRNISEYLFHEVIMRLPEEERSFLLKTSVLARMDAHVCHALTSLPQCQQMLTRLHRQNIFLIPLDDYGTWYRYHHLFADFLRSQLEQTAPGEARELHRLASESYAERGLMDEAIDHAIAAADYPLAVRLLEQHTQVLLQRGEFSSFLRTLDSIPDHANYFSPLFRLIYTFLLITCVQIDRAEVALTELEQNIPFIEDPTEHRQFLSGLFFVRANLVFATMDFDRWIASSSQLSGGLPESPLFYHFNYNTTEPFIRRTRFGLKGILSEQTEVVGNQFSAILEANGWKDSLINMYVVQALAEGFYEENRLEESLDYLQRVRFVALHKQIPGLLVPYVLTSAKLKLVEGNFVAARKIVSETVEMLASWGASYWFSPLQAFLAHIAIQEGDIALAKTELSKLPPSILNQPSIQRELEVLTYVRLLLAQQQEPEALRILTILKPSSIREELLISQVEIAILQALAHQQCGNKKEALAFLHEALLIGGNNCYVRSFLDEGTAMSHLLHDYQLRLKKRSQPPGPSVSTAYVNQLLSLFPKKMEKRKAPLIEPLTGKEMIILSMLAQGASNKMIADELGNTLGTVKVYLHRIYGKLGVTNRTQALLKAQEISLLENNAVD, from the coding sequence ATGCTGAAAACCAAAACAGCAATGCCCGCCGTTCGGTCGAATAGCGTTCATAGGAGCCGACTGCTGCAAAAAATGGACGCTGGCCTGCAATGTCGACTGACGACGTTATACGCCCCAGCAGGGTATGGAAAAACGACCTTGCTCAGTCAATGGGCTCATCAGTACGGCGGTACCACCGTATGGCTCTCACTCGATGAGATGGATAATGACCTGATTCGCTTTTGGAGATACATCGTATTTACGCTGTCTGAATCTGACTTCACAGAACTCTCCGAACGAATGGAACCAGCCATGAAGGCAACCAGTCATACCTCGATCTTTACCTTCATCGATTCCCTGCTCAATGAACTCGCTTCTACGACGCAGCCCCTTGCTATCATTCTCGATGACTACCACGTGATCTCGGATGAGACGATTCACAACAGTCTCGCTTATTTTCTGGAATATGTTCCGAGTCACGTCCATCTGTACATCGCCAGTCGCAACACGTTACCTTTTTCTACAGTCAAATGGAACGTACGTCATGAAGTATGTCATATTGAGTCGGGACAATTTCTTTTCAGTCATCAAGAGACGGACAGCTTTTACCGGCAGGTTCACGATTTACCTCTGACCCAAATGCAAATCGAGCAACTGGTGAAAAGTACAGAGGGATGGATCGCCGGCTTGCAGCTCGCTGCCATTTCACTCGTGAATATGGAGGACTACGATCAATTTTTTGCTGGATTTACTGGCTCTCATCGCAATATTTCGGAGTATTTGTTTCATGAAGTGATCATGCGACTTCCGGAAGAAGAGCGCAGCTTCTTGCTCAAAACCTCTGTGCTGGCGAGAATGGACGCTCACGTGTGCCACGCTCTGACCAGCCTGCCCCAGTGCCAACAAATGCTGACCCGCTTGCACCGCCAAAACATTTTCTTAATCCCACTGGATGATTACGGGACGTGGTATCGGTACCATCATTTGTTTGCCGATTTTTTGCGCAGTCAACTGGAGCAGACAGCTCCCGGAGAAGCACGTGAGCTGCACCGGCTAGCCAGTGAGAGCTATGCGGAACGCGGATTGATGGACGAAGCGATCGATCATGCGATTGCCGCTGCCGATTACCCGTTGGCTGTAAGATTACTGGAGCAACATACTCAGGTGCTGCTCCAACGCGGCGAGTTTTCCAGCTTTCTCAGAACGCTGGACAGCATCCCTGATCACGCGAACTATTTTTCACCACTTTTTCGCCTGATTTATACGTTCCTCTTGATTACGTGCGTTCAAATAGATAGGGCGGAGGTGGCCCTCACTGAATTGGAGCAAAATATTCCGTTCATAGAAGACCCCACAGAGCATCGGCAGTTTTTGAGCGGTCTGTTTTTTGTCCGAGCGAATTTGGTGTTCGCCACGATGGATTTTGATCGCTGGATCGCCAGTTCATCACAGCTTAGCGGAGGGTTGCCTGAGAGTCCGTTGTTTTACCATTTTAATTACAACACGACAGAACCATTTATTCGGCGTACGAGATTCGGGTTAAAAGGCATACTTTCCGAGCAGACAGAGGTTGTAGGCAATCAGTTCTCTGCCATACTCGAAGCAAATGGCTGGAAGGATTCCTTGATCAACATGTACGTCGTTCAGGCATTAGCGGAGGGTTTCTATGAGGAAAACAGACTGGAAGAAAGCCTTGATTATCTACAGCGCGTTCGTTTTGTTGCCCTGCACAAGCAAATACCTGGCCTCCTCGTCCCCTATGTACTGACATCCGCCAAACTCAAGCTGGTAGAGGGGAATTTTGTCGCGGCCCGCAAAATCGTTTCAGAGACAGTAGAAATGCTCGCGAGCTGGGGTGCTTCTTATTGGTTCAGCCCATTACAAGCATTTCTCGCACACATCGCGATCCAGGAAGGGGACATCGCTTTAGCGAAAACGGAGTTGTCCAAGCTTCCCCCTTCCATATTGAATCAGCCTAGCATTCAGAGAGAATTAGAGGTTTTGACCTATGTCCGGTTGCTGCTCGCCCAGCAGCAGGAACCGGAAGCCTTGCGAATTTTAACGATCCTAAAGCCATCCAGTATTCGCGAGGAGCTATTGATCAGTCAGGTAGAAATCGCCATTCTGCAAGCGCTCGCCCACCAGCAGTGCGGTAACAAAAAGGAAGCGCTGGCTTTCCTCCACGAAGCACTCTTGATTGGCGGAAACAACTGCTACGTCCGTAGCTTTCTGGACGAAGGTACGGCGATGTCTCACCTCTTGCACGATTACCAGCTACGCTTGAAAAAACGATCCCAACCACCTGGTCCGTCCGTCTCGACTGCGTATGTCAATCAACTGCTATCCCTTTTCCCTAAGAAAATGGAGAAAAGAAAAGCTCCCTTGATCGAACCGCTAACCGGAAAAGAAATGATCATCCTTTCCATGCTGGCCCAAGGAGCATCCAACAAGATGATTGCCGATGAGCTAGGAAATACGCTCGGGACGGTCAAGGTGTACCTACATCGGATATATGGCAAGCTCGGTGTCACCAATCGCACACAAGCCCTTCTGAAAGCGCAAGAAATTTCGCTGCTAGAAAATAACGCTGTTGATTAA
- a CDS encoding SDR family oxidoreductase, which translates to MIVVMGATGTIGSALLNRLIELGVPTRALSRTPEKLQMLMGERAPSTVEVAAVEAADPESLRRAFAGANQLFLSLSNSPNQVELETSMIHIAAKTGIQHIVKISSPAYNEKAPVAVAGWHQEIESALSESGMKSTVLRPYAFMQNLLRFAPTIQSQHVFFGTLGETACNFIDCRDIADVAAKVLTHPEKAGRVYTLTGSEVISYPQIASKLSQLLDRPITYINKDSEVLRRDLMEYGNMPEWLASHVVEIQAMSVAIPEKPTDDVWRVLGRVPRKLDAFLHEHIEKFR; encoded by the coding sequence ATGATCGTAGTCATGGGGGCAACAGGAACCATAGGGAGTGCACTTTTGAACCGCTTGATAGAGCTTGGTGTCCCAACCCGGGCATTGAGCAGAACGCCGGAGAAGCTTCAGATGCTAATGGGAGAGCGGGCCCCATCTACGGTGGAAGTTGCAGCAGTGGAAGCTGCTGACCCTGAATCGTTGCGTCGGGCGTTTGCAGGTGCGAATCAGCTTTTCCTTTCCCTTTCAAACAGTCCCAATCAGGTCGAGCTGGAAACATCGATGATCCACATTGCAGCTAAGACTGGAATCCAACACATCGTGAAAATCTCCAGTCCAGCCTACAATGAAAAGGCGCCAGTCGCGGTAGCGGGATGGCACCAGGAAATCGAGAGCGCTTTATCAGAATCGGGTATGAAAAGTACCGTACTGCGACCGTACGCCTTTATGCAAAATCTGCTCCGCTTCGCACCGACGATCCAGTCGCAACATGTTTTCTTCGGCACGCTGGGCGAAACAGCCTGCAACTTTATCGATTGCCGGGATATCGCCGATGTTGCCGCAAAGGTTTTGACCCATCCCGAAAAGGCAGGCCGTGTATACACACTGACTGGTTCTGAGGTCATTAGTTATCCGCAAATTGCAAGCAAGCTGTCCCAACTGCTCGACCGCCCAATCACGTACATCAACAAGGATAGTGAAGTACTCCGCCGAGATCTGATGGAGTACGGAAACATGCCGGAGTGGCTCGCCAGTCACGTCGTTGAAATTCAAGCTATGTCAGTAGCGATCCCGGAAAAGCCGACAGATGACGTATGGCGTGTCCTCGGCAGAGTACCTCGCAAGCTGGACGCTTTTCTGCATGAACATATTGAAAAGTTCCGTTAA
- a CDS encoding MarR family winged helix-turn-helix transcriptional regulator, translated as MTNHSNGRKQEDAIPSLVQSQRQIDRYGLDVDAQAVLVAARLMEAGAKLGHAAEIHFARFGLSTGRYRLLADLEDNGGEVLPSQLAEHLGVTRATVTGLIDILERDGLVSRRASTKDGRQKSVILTELGASKLRELAPEHFARLEAMVGLLNKEERSVFLDLLGRVTQGISALTDE; from the coding sequence ATGACAAACCACTCAAACGGAAGAAAACAAGAAGACGCGATCCCATCGCTTGTTCAATCGCAGCGCCAGATTGATCGGTATGGACTCGATGTTGATGCGCAAGCCGTACTCGTCGCCGCCAGGCTGATGGAGGCAGGAGCCAAGCTTGGGCATGCGGCCGAAATACATTTCGCCAGATTCGGCTTATCAACGGGACGATATCGGCTATTGGCAGACCTTGAAGATAACGGCGGGGAAGTACTACCATCACAATTGGCAGAGCATCTGGGGGTAACACGTGCTACTGTTACTGGTCTGATCGACATCCTGGAGCGCGATGGCCTTGTTTCCCGACGAGCGAGTACAAAAGATGGCAGGCAAAAATCGGTCATTTTAACGGAGCTCGGGGCAAGCAAGCTGCGTGAATTGGCGCCTGAGCACTTTGCGAGATTGGAAGCGATGGTCGGATTGCTCAATAAAGAGGAGCGGAGTGTGTTTCTCGACCTGCTGGGACGAGTGACACAAGGCATATCGGCACTGACAGATGAATAG
- a CDS encoding 3-hydroxyacyl-CoA dehydrogenase, with the protein MDMREVVAIVTGGASGLGEAAVRNVVQHGGRVAILDLTVEKGQALANELGRENALFVHTDVMSEVSVREAIDQAAGTFGTIHAVVNCAEIGLAQKTLSRSGPHPLESFSKVISVNLIGTFNVIRLAVEQMAGNEPNQQGERGVIINTASVAAFEGQVGQVAYSASKGGIVSMTLPLARDLASYGIRVMAIAPGLFDTPMFDQLPRSEKAALGATVPFPPRMGNPQEYALLVNSIITNPMLNGETIRLDGAIRMAPK; encoded by the coding sequence TTGGATATGCGGGAAGTGGTTGCCATTGTAACGGGTGGTGCTTCCGGTTTGGGAGAAGCCGCTGTGAGGAATGTAGTTCAACACGGGGGAAGAGTAGCCATTCTTGATTTGACGGTAGAGAAGGGGCAAGCGCTGGCGAATGAGCTGGGGCGCGAAAATGCTTTGTTCGTGCATACGGATGTCATGAGTGAGGTGAGTGTGCGGGAGGCAATCGATCAGGCTGCTGGCACATTTGGTACGATTCACGCCGTGGTCAACTGTGCGGAGATCGGTTTGGCTCAAAAAACGCTGTCTCGAAGCGGTCCACATCCACTGGAATCCTTCAGCAAAGTCATTTCAGTCAATTTGATCGGTACTTTTAATGTCATTCGGTTGGCGGTGGAGCAAATGGCAGGAAACGAGCCGAACCAACAGGGGGAGCGGGGTGTCATCATCAATACCGCATCGGTGGCGGCTTTTGAAGGGCAGGTGGGGCAGGTTGCCTACAGCGCCTCCAAAGGAGGAATCGTAAGCATGACCCTGCCACTAGCAAGAGACCTGGCTTCTTATGGCATACGCGTGATGGCGATTGCTCCAGGGCTATTTGACACGCCGATGTTCGATCAGCTCCCGCGCTCTGAAAAAGCTGCGTTGGGAGCGACTGTTCCTTTTCCTCCTCGCATGGGTAATCCGCAAGAATACGCGTTGCTCGTGAACAGCATCATCACCAATCCGATGTTGAATGGAGAAACGATCCGGCTGGATGGGGCAATCAGGATGGCACCGAAATAG
- a CDS encoding GNAT family N-acetyltransferase: MSPMVFFKKAVPANAEQLTQIATRCFAEDVQKYGEGPAGHDQPDQHILFMQKAHYYTILLDDQIVGGFCLLPVDHEHLELGIIYVDPDKQNLRIGSQTMQFMEAAYPHIKKWTLDTGYEAVRNQHFYEKCGYKKVGETEPNAVNGFYKFRYEKRIPK; this comes from the coding sequence ATGAGTCCTATGGTTTTTTTCAAGAAGGCTGTCCCCGCGAACGCGGAGCAACTCACCCAAATTGCCACCCGCTGCTTCGCAGAAGACGTCCAAAAGTACGGAGAGGGCCCTGCCGGACATGACCAGCCTGACCAGCATATTTTGTTCATGCAAAAGGCCCATTACTATACGATCTTGCTGGATGACCAGATCGTTGGCGGTTTTTGCCTCCTTCCCGTCGATCATGAGCATTTGGAGCTGGGGATCATCTATGTCGATCCTGATAAGCAAAACTTGCGTATCGGAAGCCAAACCATGCAGTTCATGGAGGCTGCGTATCCACACATCAAAAAGTGGACGCTCGATACCGGCTATGAAGCCGTACGCAACCAGCACTTTTATGAGAAATGCGGTTACAAAAAAGTCGGCGAGACTGAACCGAACGCAGTGAATGGTTTTTATAAATTCAGGTACGAAAAGCGGATACCTAAATAG
- a CDS encoding tripartite tricarboxylate transporter substrate binding protein, protein MSRREVESLKGYKQWLAVIMSLLLAAAVSACGNQGTAESAYPSKQVEYIVPYSAGGGVDLVARAAADYLSKEWGQPIVVVNKAGGGGAVGAEYALKQAKNDGYTALAVNVSNTTMLAAGMKTPPITNEDQVYTARIGKGTLAFAVKADAPWKDFAEFSAWVRANPEQLTWTSVGPAGFSAFGVAEWLDAIGADFAKTRMIVTKGASDSVPKVAGGHAILAVHTVGEIMPMLQAGKVKILAVSGNTRSLFLPDVPTAGEQGIQGLSVFWWTGVSFAKGTPESVIRKWEEAIAKMEKDPAFLQKLSEIQVEPAYAASEAFTKETQAETTYYLELATKKGIRK, encoded by the coding sequence ATGTCGCGTAGGGAGGTAGAGTCATTGAAAGGATATAAACAATGGCTGGCTGTCATCATGTCGTTGCTTTTGGCGGCAGCCGTTAGCGCATGTGGAAATCAAGGTACAGCCGAGTCGGCCTACCCATCGAAGCAGGTGGAGTATATCGTACCGTATTCGGCCGGGGGTGGGGTCGACCTCGTGGCCAGAGCGGCAGCTGATTATTTGAGCAAGGAATGGGGGCAGCCGATCGTCGTCGTCAACAAGGCGGGAGGTGGTGGGGCAGTAGGAGCGGAGTATGCTTTAAAGCAAGCCAAAAACGATGGTTACACAGCGCTTGCTGTCAATGTATCCAATACGACGATGCTCGCTGCTGGGATGAAAACACCGCCGATTACGAACGAGGATCAAGTCTATACGGCCAGGATTGGCAAAGGCACGCTTGCTTTTGCAGTTAAAGCTGATGCGCCTTGGAAAGATTTCGCTGAATTTTCCGCGTGGGTGCGCGCGAATCCGGAGCAGTTAACATGGACTTCTGTCGGGCCAGCGGGCTTTTCCGCTTTTGGGGTAGCAGAGTGGCTGGATGCGATTGGAGCTGACTTCGCCAAGACGAGAATGATTGTGACAAAAGGAGCTTCCGACTCCGTCCCGAAAGTCGCTGGAGGTCACGCCATTTTGGCGGTGCATACAGTGGGGGAGATCATGCCGATGCTGCAAGCGGGCAAGGTCAAAATCCTCGCTGTATCCGGTAACACGAGAAGCCTGTTCCTGCCTGACGTTCCGACTGCGGGGGAGCAAGGGATACAAGGCTTGTCGGTTTTCTGGTGGACGGGAGTATCTTTTGCCAAAGGAACGCCAGAGTCGGTTATTCGCAAATGGGAAGAAGCGATTGCCAAGATGGAAAAGGACCCAGCCTTTTTGCAAAAGCTGAGTGAAATCCAGGTGGAGCCGGCATATGCGGCCAGTGAAGCATTTACGAAGGAAACGCAGGCGGAAACGACGTACTACTTGGAATTGGCGACCAAGAAGGGCATTCGAAAATAA
- a CDS encoding tripartite tricarboxylate transporter permease, with the protein MLIIETFQLLLAGFASALTPEHLLMAALGALIGTFVGVLPGLGPTSAIAILLPVTAVLEPTQGMIMLAGIYYGAMYGGSTTAILLNIPGELSSVPTCLDGYPLAKKGRGGPALGISALASFGAGVLGVIGLVFFAPILADQALKFGPPEYFALMILALTLMVSLSGGSLVKSFLMGAFGYTLALVGLGPSSGMPRFDYGVPALVGGFDMISIIIGLFAITEVLKGIDEKRTATLIGKPGSVYPKKEDLRVSAGPMLRGGIVGFFLGLLPGCSAAITSFLAYDMEKKLSKHPEKFGQGTIEGVAAPEAANNATSSAGFIPLFSLGIPSSPPLAILLAGLMIYGLTPGPVLFEQNAGFVWTVIASMFVGNAMLLVLNLPMVWVWVKLTRVPYGIMAPIILMFCTIGAYSVRNSMFDVWVAFLFGGLGYVFSKYKWPVVPLVLCFILGPLLEESFIQTMAMGSGDLSIVLFRPLSLTILLAAGALLMISMMLNRRTQQRLKEERDRGVDVA; encoded by the coding sequence GTGCTGATCATCGAGACGTTCCAACTGTTACTGGCTGGTTTTGCTTCAGCCCTCACGCCGGAGCATTTGCTCATGGCAGCACTCGGCGCTCTTATTGGCACCTTTGTAGGTGTATTGCCCGGTCTCGGTCCCACTTCTGCTATCGCGATTCTGCTTCCGGTGACAGCCGTACTGGAGCCGACACAAGGCATGATCATGCTGGCAGGTATTTATTACGGTGCCATGTATGGTGGCTCGACGACAGCGATTTTGCTCAATATCCCGGGGGAGCTATCATCAGTCCCCACGTGTCTGGATGGCTATCCGCTCGCGAAAAAAGGGAGAGGTGGGCCGGCATTGGGGATATCCGCACTGGCTTCGTTTGGTGCAGGGGTACTCGGGGTAATCGGACTCGTCTTTTTTGCTCCCATTTTGGCAGATCAAGCGTTAAAATTCGGACCACCTGAATATTTTGCGCTGATGATTCTGGCTCTCACGCTAATGGTCAGTCTATCAGGAGGATCATTGGTCAAATCGTTTTTGATGGGAGCATTCGGCTATACGCTCGCTTTAGTTGGGCTGGGACCATCCTCTGGCATGCCGCGCTTTGATTACGGCGTCCCCGCATTGGTCGGCGGTTTTGACATGATTAGTATCATCATCGGGTTGTTTGCAATTACGGAAGTCCTCAAAGGGATTGATGAAAAACGCACAGCTACCCTGATTGGCAAGCCAGGCAGTGTCTACCCGAAAAAGGAAGACTTGAGAGTAAGTGCCGGGCCTATGCTGAGAGGCGGGATTGTCGGCTTCTTTCTTGGATTGCTGCCGGGCTGTTCGGCTGCGATCACGTCGTTTTTGGCCTACGATATGGAGAAAAAGCTATCGAAGCATCCCGAGAAGTTCGGTCAGGGAACAATCGAAGGGGTAGCGGCACCAGAAGCAGCGAATAATGCGACGAGCAGCGCTGGCTTCATCCCGCTGTTTTCGCTCGGGATTCCCTCCTCACCGCCACTGGCGATTTTGTTGGCAGGCTTGATGATCTACGGATTGACGCCTGGTCCTGTTTTGTTTGAACAAAATGCAGGCTTTGTCTGGACGGTCATCGCCTCGATGTTCGTGGGGAATGCGATGCTTCTCGTACTGAACCTCCCGATGGTCTGGGTGTGGGTCAAATTGACAAGGGTACCATATGGCATCATGGCTCCGATCATCCTGATGTTCTGCACGATTGGGGCATACAGTGTGCGGAACAGTATGTTTGATGTGTGGGTGGCCTTTCTTTTTGGCGGACTTGGGTATGTCTTTTCCAAATATAAATGGCCAGTTGTTCCGCTGGTTTTGTGCTTCATTTTGGGACCTCTTCTGGAAGAATCCTTCATTCAAACGATGGCGATGGGCTCGGGGGATCTCAGCATTGTTTTGTTTCGACCTTTATCGTTGACCATCTTGCTGGCAGCAGGAGCACTCTTGATGATCTCGATGATGTTGAACCGCCGAACACAGCAACGGTTGAAAGAAGAGCGAGACCGGGGAGTAGATGTCGCGTAG
- a CDS encoding tripartite tricarboxylate transporter TctB family protein, producing the protein MRRPDNQPDFIGALFSMILGVFISFEAYRLEAFSTSLYVGDHTLPAILGLLFFLLGGVLLIQSFRETEEASSPNPEPLLPGKRLRLLLCFLFLLLYVWLLGSIGYTMATLFVSFAFFILIGSYRWRTSIVYSVLLTGGLYVVFIYSLHITLPGGDLF; encoded by the coding sequence ATGAGACGCCCGGATAATCAGCCAGATTTTATTGGTGCCCTTTTCAGTATGATCCTTGGAGTCTTCATATCGTTCGAGGCCTATCGTCTGGAGGCATTTTCGACGTCGCTGTACGTAGGAGATCACACGCTGCCTGCGATTCTTGGCTTATTGTTTTTCTTGCTCGGAGGTGTGCTGCTCATCCAATCATTCCGTGAGACCGAGGAAGCCTCTTCGCCCAATCCCGAACCGCTTCTTCCTGGAAAAAGGCTGCGCCTGCTGCTTTGCTTTTTATTCCTGTTGCTGTATGTCTGGCTGCTTGGATCGATCGGTTACACAATGGCTACGCTCTTTGTCTCGTTTGCATTTTTTATACTGATCGGCAGCTACCGGTGGCGAACGTCCATCGTGTACTCCGTCCTTTTGACTGGGGGGCTGTATGTGGTATTCATATACTCGCTGCATATCACATTGCCTGGAGGAGATTTGTTTTAG
- a CDS encoding HD domain-containing protein: MQMVTTTMVNSQKLWMVVKRMEPHLIRNQANMEKLLKMLMIHDVASVSAKRETTPQQEGSSFHGLRIDDVSTDDIKELWSEFESNETYEAKVAHAIIRLIDQIEIEI; the protein is encoded by the coding sequence ATGCAGATGGTGACGACGACGATGGTCAATTCGCAAAAATTATGGATGGTGGTTAAGCGGATGGAGCCGCATTTGATCCGCAATCAGGCCAATATGGAGAAGCTTTTGAAAATGCTGATGATCCACGATGTCGCCTCCGTGTCTGCAAAACGAGAAACGACCCCGCAGCAGGAAGGCTCCTCCTTTCACGGGCTGCGAATAGACGATGTTTCAACCGACGATATCAAAGAGCTTTGGAGCGAGTTCGAAAGCAATGAGACGTATGAAGCGAAGGTTGCCCATGCCATTATTCGTCTGATCGACCAAATCGAAATCGAAATCTAG
- a CDS encoding helix-turn-helix domain-containing protein → MISEGKTFGGILRVYRNRANLTLTELSERTGVASGTISKLESDAFTLPNMQHVMKLAKVLDIPLYTAIVPYLDKMKREATLRSLLEAVMQEKNVVLTNKVALQLLNCPKSNTFLSLDYLYQTAGTEGNEELRLALYDVICDYSREHGIPLYLARSLFQRYMIRRENLSQLDQTYVEGKELLHYTSYLHINERILTYYKFSFHALRLGFYSDCIHLCKQGLEIDHSQSEQKAAAILAIIISYFELEDYTLGHFYLERYEMFDYPEVHKHARHIRGKLYGKTGKFDKAIPVLQECLAQQAQDDKIVIANDLLEIYIQVGEEKKIRELFLAEASILPKNLTTPNQYNQMGLYFRTKGTFYIQKNEADLGIESLVESVNYYRAINEIKQADKSLSVLFEFYVSKKKNLPFDILHKLVNVYNGSNHRSKQEV, encoded by the coding sequence GTGATTTCAGAGGGAAAAACCTTTGGGGGTATATTACGAGTATATCGAAATAGAGCAAACTTAACACTGACTGAGTTATCAGAAAGAACAGGTGTAGCTTCTGGAACAATTAGTAAGCTAGAATCCGATGCCTTTACTTTACCAAATATGCAGCATGTAATGAAACTGGCAAAAGTACTGGATATTCCACTTTATACAGCGATCGTACCTTATTTAGATAAAATGAAGCGCGAAGCGACACTTCGGTCTCTATTAGAGGCTGTGATGCAAGAGAAAAATGTGGTTCTTACCAACAAAGTAGCTTTGCAATTGCTAAATTGTCCCAAAAGCAATACATTTCTTTCTTTAGACTATTTGTATCAGACTGCAGGAACGGAAGGGAATGAAGAACTGCGCTTGGCTCTCTATGACGTGATCTGTGACTACTCACGTGAGCATGGAATTCCTCTGTATCTGGCAAGGTCGCTTTTCCAACGATATATGATTCGACGTGAAAATCTTAGCCAATTAGATCAAACCTATGTAGAGGGTAAGGAGCTATTACACTACACGTCCTATCTGCATATCAATGAGCGAATTTTGACCTACTATAAATTTTCCTTCCATGCCTTGCGTCTTGGATTCTATTCAGATTGTATCCATCTGTGTAAACAAGGTCTTGAAATCGACCATAGTCAGAGTGAGCAAAAAGCAGCAGCGATCCTTGCGATTATCATTTCCTATTTTGAGCTGGAAGACTACACATTGGGACATTTTTATCTGGAGAGATACGAAATGTTCGATTACCCCGAAGTACATAAACATGCCAGACATATTCGGGGGAAGTTATACGGAAAGACAGGGAAATTTGATAAGGCCATTCCGGTATTACAAGAATGTCTTGCGCAACAAGCACAAGATGACAAGATTGTGATCGCGAATGATTTGCTGGAGATTTATATTCAGGTAGGAGAAGAAAAGAAAATTCGTGAACTATTTTTAGCAGAAGCATCGATCTTGCCAAAGAATTTAACTACTCCGAATCAATACAATCAAATGGGACTGTATTTCCGGACGAAGGGCACCTTTTACATTCAAAAAAACGAAGCAGACTTAGGAATCGAGAGTCTTGTGGAGAGCGTGAATTACTATCGTGCAATCAATGAGATAAAACAGGCAGATAAGAGTCTTAGCGTTCTTTTTGAATTCTATGTGTCAAAGAAAAAAAATCTTCCTTTTGATATACTCCATAAATTGGTAAACGTGTATAATGGAAGTAATCATAGATCCAAACAGGAGGTATAG